Part of the Vigna angularis cultivar LongXiaoDou No.4 chromosome 1, ASM1680809v1, whole genome shotgun sequence genome, attccaaaaatttatatgtataatatgaaatatttaatatacacTGGTATATTCCAATATTAATCTTTATACATTTACGGTGTGTGTATTTTATTtgacaattatttatttttaattttttttattaacatatttttatattattttctaaaatctattccttttttttcatattttaaatttaaacaaagattTGAACACATTCACTACAGGAAATGCGCTCATTACTGAAGGTTTTTTTCCAAAGGTCTTTGGACGTTGGTATTGGCTTTGGTTAATTAACTTACCGAAGGATATATGACCCTCGGTAAGGTGCTGGTGTAATTAACCCCAACAGACTTGGGTTTCCCTCTGCTAACTTTCATTTTTCGAGCCAAAAGTTTCCCTTTCTTTCATCGAACCCTCACCAGCATTCCCCCTTTCTTCGAGCCATCAAACCCTCAACAACATTCCCCAAATCTGCGAGGTTTTGTTCCCGGACGTTGTCTCTGTCCTTTGCGCAAGCATTCTGCGGTGGCGGTTCGTTCTGTGGTTGCAGGGGCTACGTGACAAATTGGTTGTCGCTACGTCAGGAGGGCTTCGTGGAGGAGGCGACAACGGTGACGAGGGGCTACGTGACAAATTGGTTGTCGCTGCGTCAGGAGGGCTTCGTGGAGGAGGCGACAACGGTGACGAGGGGCTTCCTGGTGCGTTGAGAGCGGTGTGGGGTTCGTGGAGGAGGCAACAACCGAAGACAACACAGCTGCTCGAATTCTCTCGCGTCGATATGTAAGTCTCTTCACTCCtcatttttcctatttttcatcttcttttcactgttttctttaatttttagctTTTATAATTTGTTCTGAACTTGTTCTAAACCATTTAACCATGGAAAATATTAGTGGAGCATTTTGTGTAAAGCTCCTTGATTAGTTGATTGTGTGGCGTGCCCAAAATGACAAACTATCTCACCAAATTATTTGAACGTGGTTTTTTCTGAGAATTCAGTAACATTGGAGCTACATAAACAACACATGTTTTTTCCCCTCATTTACTTCTTTTCATTCTGAGAACTTCTAAGACAGATTGTGCTACGTAGTAAGCAATAGCTTGAACAATGACCACTGGATTCACTCCCAAAGCTGTGGGAAAGACACTTGTATCAGGCACATAAAGGCCTTCCATTTCCCATGTTTCTCCTGTCTCATTCACCATTGATTGCTTTGGATTAGAACCCATCCTGCAACTCCCCATTTGATGTGCTGAACACAATGGTGTTGAAAGGTCTGCTAGTGGCCTTGAACTTTCTTCCTTAACGAACTTCTCAAACTCATGATAGCTCACTTGCTTTACATTTAAGGTCCTTCCCTTATTATGATGTTTTCCAATTTCTTGAGCTCCAGCAGCCCCCAGAATTGTCAACATTATAACCTTTACaaacattaacaaataacaaagTCCAATCCTTCCAACACTAACACATGACGAAAACAATAAAGAAACTGCTACTCATAAACCTAGGACTGTGATAACACATAAGAATCAAACATAAAGCTGAAGGAAGAAGGttgacaaaacaaaaactatggACTCTGTCATGATCCTCATGGGAGTAAGTTCAGCAACTCCACTTTTTGAATGTGGCTTTGGTGTAGTGCTATTTGCATATTGGGGTGAGGGACTTGCTTCAATATCCAAGACCTTGATGATCATCTTTTGCCCTCTGTCACAGTGACCACGAACACCACTGATGAAGTAGAACAAGCCTGCTCTGTCAAACTTGAACACAATGTCACCATTGTTGGAGAAAAAGAGGGGATGAGGTGATAcacatttttcatattcttcttcAGTCACCTCCATAACTGAGTCTTTCTCGTACTTGAAAACTATGACAATTCCAAaagttcaacaacaaaaaacacTCCATGTTATCATGTGCTTCTTTCAGCACATTTGAATGGAAAATAATTCACGCACACCCATATGCTGCTAAACACAAAATATAACCATAGAAATGTATCTGACCATGCAGAAAATTAAATGGTTAAATGTTACATATTTAAGTTGTTAAGGAGTGCTACTTACGAAGAGTGTCATCAATCTTGAATCTGTTTTGGGATGCCCATTGATTGAACATTTGAGCATCATCCTTTGTCTTTGGGACAACCCAACCTCCATGGCCACCAACTTCAAACTCAGTGCAATTGACGCCACAGAAAAGAATCAAGCAAAGGAAAAGTGGGTATGAGGCTTTGAAGGGAACAACCATATTTGGATTTCAAGATGCTCTCTTTAGAGTAGTGTGTGCTTTCTTGCCGCCAAAGAATGAAAGTGTTCTTCTTATAATAGTAGGGTTGGTCACGTTCTAGGGGTCGTGGGTGAGCTTTGTTAGCAAAGGGTAACAATGTTCTTTGACTTGGTCTGAACTATTTTTTTGTGGAGATCAAGGTTGTTGAGAGTAATTAGATgattaaatatagagatataaattatagttaaggttttttctttttgttttctctataaattaagttattgaacaatttggtttcataagaaatacaattgtgCCTTAGATCTGTCTCtaacttaccgaaggcttttgcccttcggtaactACCCACGttaggtaattaccgaaggcttccgcccttcggtaattaccgaaggcttttgcccttcggtaattaccgaaggcttttgcctttcggtaattaccgaaggcttttgtccttcggtaattacagaaggcttttggccctcggtaattaccgaagggcggaagccctcgataaatgttagcgacaagggatttaccgagagCTCTTTAGCCGTCGATAAGCCGTttgtaattaccttttaccaaCGATTTTGGGCtatttccgagggcttctggccttcggtaatgtttttcttttttgtagtgatttaatatttctatcaaattgaaaaaccttttataatttcattttttttttcaaattaatatttttatttttatttttcactttctcatttttaagttaatatatttctaaaaacatttctgaatttttttaaattattttttttttgtatttttgtaaattgttattaattttcattcatttatcttatactacaaaaatatatgaaattatcgACGAAATTTTATcgaaaaaaatgaatttgtcAGTAAATTTGAGTTActacgaattttaaaattttaattaccgATGAATTTTATTGACAGATACATTACTGATGAATTTTTTCGATAAATCACCGATGA contains:
- the LOC108327897 gene encoding uncharacterized protein LOC108327897, translated to MVVPFKASYPLFLCLILFCGVNCTEFEVGGHGGWVVPKTKDDAQMFNQWASQNRFKIDDTLLFKYEKDSVMEVTEEEYEKCVSPHPLFFSNNGDIVFKFDRAGLFYFISGVRGHCDRGQKMIIKVLDIEASPSPQYANSTTPKPHSKSGVAELTPMRIMTESIVFVLSTFFLQLYVIMLTILGAAGAQEIGKHHNKGRTLNVKQVSYHEFEKFVKEESSRPLADLSTPLCSAHQMGSCRMGSNPKQSMVNETGETWEMEGLYVPDTSVFPTALGVNPVVIVQAIAYYVAQSVLEVLRMKRSK